Proteins encoded by one window of Misgurnus anguillicaudatus chromosome 4, ASM2758022v2, whole genome shotgun sequence:
- the buc2l gene encoding uncharacterized protein buc2l — MAAQESTRGLSDLHSQAPRHTVPPTSRVLQHDEQFQRHQPFYFPNPQPVLPQQWPLSAPYMPYTGLGYGMVMPPPILFPPCLEVPGYMFPHAPLNMLDYRRVTNPITAPNIALQAHRFRFHNAVPANRVMVNSEVQTEPLGRSSTQNSNAGSESGRGTGCDSPISVSASFSENKSVACPEHTPVFTRNRVVATNTINTSGRSAVHKSEILLQTERVQMKFSETPRFKFVGGNENSELASQDAGDLLQSSLGSIRSEDVVSCSYQSLAFRKEKQGVKARNLRYSKHCLPPCKEMAKVRMSPSCGAFESCPKPSRSNVAESFEAHRSSKFQRASDSSKGKPDGNSSHNVCFKILRLPFDMQTCRLEASIWSVESLMPYVPSREQLVKNGLVTPQKSPQKALQLPFDPQTCQLEASIWSVESLMPYVPSREHLIKNGLVTPQKSPQKDLGHPFDTQKCQLEASIWSVESLMPYVPSREHLIKNGLVTPQKSPQKDLRLPFDTQTCQLEASVWSVESLMPYVPSKEELIKNGLVTPQKSQHDAVPVGDNLHICRSSRPRSRNSSICRESRTPYRPSTSWLADFGNVYYYSKLPALKQKLFSPEKKRHKSALESPLPEGKQAIGPELALLGHKMKMMNQRPEVRIGTSDHIHSCKSTAAHCSPRRLAPGVRSDWVSHFSLEEKISRYSCKNETRGKDHHKVSDTLCCRREEDAVVKTFDKHKAKQDVMRAHDTQKRILGNHLAKYHQARLGEQPDLCENCRCLHASSAFNRCDECGRGVCEQIEGDHCASLRLREPPQRPQKGTREKEERTLSTNAQRTRPMNDVKAH, encoded by the exons GTTATGGTATGGTGATGCCGCCACCAATACTCTTCCCTCCCTGTCTGGAAGTCCCTGGGTACATGTTTCCTCATGCCCCGCTGAACATGTTGGACTACAGACGTGTGACGAACCCCATCACGGCTCCAAATATCGCCCTCCAGGCCCATCGCTTCCGCTTTCACAACGCTGTGCCCGCCAATCGGGTGATGGTCAACTCGGAGGTCCAAACCGAGCCCCTGGGTCGTAGTTCTACACAGAATTCCAATGCGGGCTCCGAATCGGGCAGAGGAACGGGCTGCGACTCTCCAATCTCTGTGTCGGCCAGCTTCTCTGAAAACAAATCTGTAGCTTGCCCTGAACATACGCCTGTGTTCACTCGTAACCGAGTTGTCGCCACCAATACTATCAACACTTCTGGTAGGTCTGCGGTTCACAAAAGCGAAATCCTCCTTCAGACAGAACGGGTCCAAATGAAATTCAGCGAAACTCCAAGGTTCAAATTTGTTGGCGGCAATGAGAACTCTGAGCTAGCTAGTCAAGATGCTGGTGACCTTTTGCAAAGCAGTTTGGGCTCAATACGCTCCGAGGATGTAGTTTCATGCTCCTATCAGTCATTAGCTTTTAGAAAAGAGAAACAGGGAGTTAAAGCTAGAAACCTCAGGTACTCAAAGCATTGCCTTCCTCCTTGTAAGGAAATGGCCAAGGTTAGGATGTCTCCATCTTGTGGTGCTTTTGAATCTTGTCCTAAACCAAGCAGATCAAATGTTGCTGAGAGTTTTGAAGCACACAGAAGCTCGAAGTTTCAGAGAGCCTCCGACTCGTCAAAGGGCAAGCCCGATGGAAACTCTTCCCATAATGTTTGCTTTAAGATCCTTCGGCTGCCCTTCGACATGCAGACGTGTCGGCTAGAGGCATCCATCTGGTCAGTGGAGTCTCTGATGCCTTATGTGCCATCCAGAGAGCAGCTCGTCAAGAATGGTCTTGTGACCCCTCAGAAAAGTCCACAAAAGGCTCTTCAGCTTCCCTTTGACCCACAGACATGTCAGCTAGAGGCATCCATCTGGTCAGTGGAGTCTCTGATGCCTTATGTGCCATCCAGAGAGCATCTGATCAAGAATGGTCTTGTGACCCCTCAGAAAAGTCCACAGAAAGATCTTGGGCATCCCTTTGACACACAGAAGTGTCAGCTAGAGGCATCCATCTGGTCTGTAGAGTCTCTAATGCCTTATGTGCCATCCAGAGAGCATCTGATCAAGAATGGTCTTGTGACTCCTCAGAAAAGTCCACAGAAAGATCTTCGGCTTCCCTTCGACACGCAGACATGTCAGCTAGAGGCATCGGTCTGGTCGGTAGAGTCTCTGATGCCTTATGTGCCATCCAAAGAGGAGCTGATCAAGAATGGTCTCGTGACCCCTCAGAAAAGTCAACATGATGCTGTTCCTGTAGGGGACAATCTACACATTTGCAGGTCCAGTCGGCCTCGCAGTCGAAACTCGTCTATCTGCCGTGAGTCACGCACGCCATATCGCCCTTCGACCAGCTGGCTGGCTGATTTTGGTAATGTATACTACTACAGTAAATTACCTGCTTTAAAGCAAAAGCTTTTTTCTCCAGAGAAGAAGCGACATAAGTCGGCCCTTGAAAGTCCTTTGCCTGAAGGTAAGCAGGCCATCGGTCCCGAGTTAGCTCTGCTCGGACATAAGATGAAGATGATGAACCAAAGACCAGAAGTCAGGATTGGCACCTCGGATCACATTCATTCGTGCAAGAGCACAGCAGCACACTGCAGCCCAAGACGTCTGGCGCCAGGCGTGAGGTCTGACTGGGTTTCTCATTTCTCGCTGGAGGAAAAAATCTCACGCTACTCTTGTAAAAACGAGACCAGAGGAAAAGATCATCATAAAGTTTCAGACACTCTTTGCTGCAGAAGAGAAGAGGACGCTGTAGTGAAGACATTTGACAAACACAAGGCTAAGCAGGATGTCATGAGAGCCCACGATACCCAAAAGAGGATTTTGGGAAATCATTTAGCAAAATATCATCAGGCTAGACTAGGAGAACAACCTGACCTATGTGAAAATTGTAGATGCCTTCATGCCAGTTCTGCTTTTAATAGATGTGATGAATGTGGACGAGGTGTTTGTGAACAGATTGAGGGAGATCACTGTGCATCACTGAGATTGAGAGAACCTCCGCAGAGACCACAGAAAG GTACCAGAGAAAAAGAAGAGAGGACATTGAGCACAAATGCCCAGCGCACACGACCTATGAATGATGTGAAGGCACATTAA